The DNA sequence GTGCTAAAAAGCACACCTCCAAATTAGGGGTGGAGAAACCCAGGATGAACAGAGGCAGATGCCCCTGAACCTGTACCCCGAGGGCCCTTCCAAACAAACTGGCCCTGCGGGGTGCGGGTTGGGGGTGGCTGAGACAAGCTGGCGGTGCTCTGCCAACACGGGGCCTCTCCCGGGCCAGCTCCCGGCCCCTGCCCGCGCAccaggcctggggggggagggtatgTGTGTCTAGCTCTAAATCAACGTGGGTTCGTTCTTGCCCTGTGGACACAGGCAGGGACGGTCACGTGCTtccactctttgtcccacctGGCCCCGTCCAGTGGGCCCTGCTTCTGGGCAGTGACCGCCAGGGCCACCCCCAGGGTGGCAGGGGCTGTGCGCCCCCCTGCGGTCCGCCGGCGCCCTGGTGCGTGGCAGTGAGGGCCCCCACGGGTGAGCCCGCAGAGGCCCCAGGCTTGTGAGCACAGACGTCCCCAGTCCTGGCTATGGGGGGCGGGAGGGCCCACCGATCACCCGTAACCCCCAGGGATCAGGAGAAGGCCGGCTGGGAGGGGCGGGGTCACCCCTGTGGCCTGGGGACCTGCCGTGGAGGCGGAACTTTCCAATTTGCCAAACACTccgtgtctatctgtctgtctgtcaatctcCACCGAGCTAACACACGTGGTCACAGGCACAACCCCCCTGGCATCTACCTCCCTCCCGCCTGCTGCCGGCCCTGCGCCCGGCACCGGCTGCGGTCGGCCCGGTCTCCAGCGTCGGTTAACTCAcctgctccccccaccttccTCACTGTCATCCGTCGCGTCCGTCTGTCTAGCCATCTCCGGGCCGACCACCCTGGctgggggcccggggcggcgcggagggcgcgggggggcggggcgcgggcgcgggcgcggggcggcggggcgcgggcgcgggcgcgggcgcggggcggcggcggtgTCCGCGGCGCCCGGCAGGGGGCGCGCCGCGCGGCCCGCGCGCTCGCGGGCTCGGGCGGCCGCGGCCCGACGTCACCGCCCGCGGTCGCCCTGGCGACGGCCTCACCGGCGCGCGCGTCAGAGCCGCCAGTCTCTTGGCAACGGCCCGATCTCCGCGCCCCTCCGCCCGGCACCCGGCCGCGCGTCGCTCTGGCGTCAAAGCGACGTCAATGGGCCGTGGCGATccggcggggggcgggccgggggcggggccgcgcggggcggggcggggcggggcggggcggcgccgcgtgcggccggcggcggcggcggcggcggcggcggggcgctgACATGCGGCgcggcccgggcggcggcggcggcggcggcggagcggcgcggggcggcgggcgagcgggcggcggggcgcgcggaggGCGGCGGAGGTGAGCGGCCGGGCGAGCGCCGCCGGGGTCCCCGCGGGCCCGCAGGtgcgcgcggggcggcgggggctccggggcggcggggcgggagcGAGCCGGCGCCCCGCGGGCTCGGGCGGCCCCCGGGTCCGCGGGCaccggcgcgggcgcggggctgCGAGCCCGGCCGGCCGAGTCCGGGCCGCGGGGGGCGGCTGGGGTCCCGGCGGCCGGAGCGGAGCCGACCGCGGCGACAGGTGTGGGGTCGCGTCCGCGCGTCCCGCCGGGGCTGCGCCGGGGTggccgcggggcggcgcggggcgcggggcgcggggcccgggcgcaGCCGCCCGCGGGCTGGGGGCTGTGGGAGCTCGAgggccggggccggcggggcgcgcggggcgggcgggccggtcGAGCCCCCGCCGAGCGCCCCCGGCTGGCCCCGCAGGTGCGGCGCGGAGCCATGGTGATCATGTCCGAGTTCGGCGAGGCCCCCGCGGGCGCCGGCCACGGCCTGCCCAAGCCGCTCCGCGTGGGCTTCTACGACGTGGAGCGGACCTTGGGCAAAGGCAATTTTGCCGTGGTGAAGCTGGCGCGGCACCGGGTCACCAAGACGCAGGTGcgcgggccggggggccggggcgggggtccccggggcgggggggggtgcgggcCGGGGGACACCCCCTTGCTCCCCCCGGATgggtggtcccccccccccccgtcagctcTCAGCGCAGTGAGGTGAGACAatgctttgttttctatttccgCGCAATCCGTCCAGTTCATAGAGAAGGGCCAGAAAGGCGACACCGGACCAATCCCCAGCCCCCGGGCGCGCGGTggccgccgggccgggccgggccataCCCGGGCCGGGAGCGGGGCCCTCGGGTAGCAAGCCTGCACATAGCCCGGCGTGCATCCACTTAACTCTGATTCCTCCAGATAATACGAGTGGTTGCTTTACTTTTCCCCCCTCAACTTTGTGTAACTTTTTGGAGGTGTTcgatgttgttttttttgggggggggagggagtgtatGTAAATGAAGTCAAGAAGCAATTtctctcttaatatttttttttctttataaaattctGTAGGtggcaataaaaataattgataaGACACGACTGGATTCAGGGAATTTGGAGAAAATCTACCGGGAGGTCCAGCTCATGAAGCTCCTGAATCACCCCACATTATCAAGCTCTACCAGGTGGGTCCCTCCACGCTGCTCGCCAGCCCCCCAAGCGTTCTCGTGGCGAGTTCCTCCCTTCTTAGTTTCCCACAGCCCGTGCTTCCTGTTCGTTGCCCCCTTTCCTAATGTGGGTGGGAGTCTGGAAACTGCTTGTGTAAAGTAGATCTATTATGGTGCGCTGCACAGATAGAGCTACGGTTATTTCCTTGCTTTTTGGCTGCACTTGAGATTCTCTTCATTAAAGTTTTACTCGCTGTCACTTGTTCCCGTGTTGAACGGGTTGCTGTGAGGATCCCACCCCGTGTGGCTGCCCGGCAGCCTCCGAGTGCAGAAAGACAGATTTGAGTGAAACCAGAAACTCCCACCTTTGCAGATAATCATCAAACTTTAAAAGCAACTGCTCCTGCCGGTGTTGTTCAAGTTGCCCGTGCTATGGCGGCAGTGAGCCTTTGTCTTCCCGGTTTTAACTCTTTAGGGTCGGGTGGAGAGATGGCAGGCGCCACTTGGAGTTTGCCCTTTGTGCCTCACCCTGGCTGTCTGTTGGTTtgttttatgactttatttttgttggtgtGGGAATTATTAATTATGTCTTTGAGAAATAAGGAATCAGGAATCAGTATGTCTCCCGCGTACTTCTTGGTGATAAAGACAAAATGGAGACTAGTCAGAGGGCTCGTTTTAGTGCAGGAGGACAGAATGCGGTGACTTCAAACGTTCCGCCCACTGGCTCTTGCACTCTGTGTAAGTAAAGGCAGACTTGTCGGCGCTCGCGTCTCACCCGGCACTTCTGAGCACGGGCTGGGGCTTACGCTTTATTGTGGCTATCCTTTTTAAGTTGTGCTCTGAGGTAATTAAGTTCTCTCTGGGGCCACGGCCGTCCACACCTTGGCCCCCTCCCGTGGCTCCTGCCTTCCCCACGGCCCCCTGCTTGGAGCCCTGCTGAGTGATGGACCGGTGCTCTCCATGCTCTGCTGCCTTAGGCCGCTCCACCTGCGGGGCTGGGAAGCGCTTCATGGAGGTTTAAAAGTTGAACCTTTCTCCTTCTtgtcccttctcccctttccGTGGAGAAAAGGAATTGGTGGTGATCTCACCATGCGAAGGACAGTTAGAACTGTCAACTGAATTGCCAGAATTCCAATATCACTTCCCTTATTCAATTCACAGCTCAAAGCAACTCACTTTAAATGTGCCTTTTTAAAAGAATAGCtgtattgtttttttctcctataaGATTATCTCTCTAGTTCTGAAATATAATATACAAAGGCACAGATTGTTGTGTTGGATTTTACCTTGTTTCTTAATGAGGCAGGCTTTAAGTCCTTTATTTTTTTAGGGTAATATAAAATGCCTGGTCAGTGAGCAAACTTTCAAGGTGTGTGTTGACACGGAAAGATGCTGAGCTCTTCGAGTCCCCGTGGCTTACCTAGCCGAGTCCTGTTCTCATGCCACGATATTTGGCAGTGTGTGGGAATAGGCCATTGGCTTAAACAACCTGTTGCCGGCGAGGCTCGGGGAAGAAGGTGGACGGGAGGGTAGAGGCTGTGGCCTGCGGCTCCCTGGAGGCGTGGGAGGcagcctgagccacagggcccggGCGTCGCAGAGAGCACAGGCGGGGTGCACAGGGCCCGGGCGTCGCAGAGAGCACAGGCGGGGTGCACAGGGCCCGGGCGTCGCAGAGAGCGCAGGCGGGGTGCACAGGGCCCGGGCGTCACAGAGAGCAGCGCACAGGCCGGCTAGTGTGCATTATTATGGCTGAGTCTTTAaggttctccctctctctctctgagcaggAATTTCCTTGTGTCTTCATTGAgtaagctttatttatttatttatttttcctgttcccCCTTCACGGCGAATGGACTTGTCCAGGAGGAGTGAAAGATTTACTGGTATTCACATGGATAATTGAGCCCTTGGGTTGGTTCGTGTGGCTCAATGCCAGGTctggattttgttctttttaggtTATGGAGACAAAGGATATGCTTTATATTGTCACCGAGTTTGCAAAGAACGGGGAGATGTTTGGTAAGCCACCCTCGCTGCTGTCCGTCGAAGCCCGCCCTCCCAGTGCTGGGCCCCCACCCCGCGCCTCCGCCGGGCAGACCCCGAATCCCGGGTCGAGCTTGGCTCTGGGTCTCCGCAGATTATCTCACTTCCAACGGACACCTGAGTGAGAACGAGGCACGGAAGAAGTTCTGGCAGATTCTGTCTGCCGTGGAGTACTGCCACGACCACCACATTGTGCACCGGGACCTCAAGACCGAGAATCTGCTGCTGGACGGCAACATGGACATCAAGCTTGCAGGCGAGGGCCAGGGCCGCGCTGGGAGGCCGTGGAGGCTGTGCCTGGGGGGCCGCTGCACACGGGGCCTTTCTAGTGAcgttgtttctttgtctttcagaTTTTGGGTTTGGGAATTTCTACAACCCAGGAGAACCCCTGTCCACGTGGTGTGGCAGCCCCCATACGCAGCCCCCGAAGTCTTCGAGGGAAAGGAGTATGAAGGCCCCCAGCTGGACATCTGGGTAGGAGcccgtgtgtgtgtacacgcgtgcgtgtgtgtgtgtgcacgcgcgcacccTGCTCTCCCCCGGGGCCGTGTCCCAGGGCCGGCCGGCCCCTGACCCCCGGCCGTCTCCGTTTCCCAGAGCCTTGGGGTGGTGCTGTACGTGCTGGTGTGCGGCTCTCTTCCCCTTCGACGGGCCCAACCTGCCAACGCTGAGACAGCGGGTGCTGGAGGGCCGCTTCCGAATCCCCTTCTTCATGTCTCAAGGTGAGGGGGACGCGGCCCGGGGTGGGAAGCGGGCGCCACGGTGCCCGCCGCCGTCTTGTCAGCCTGCTGTCCAGCCGCGCCCCAGGCCCGGGGGACTGGGCTGCCAGCGAAACCCGACCACCGCTGCTCTCCCGTGCCCCACTTACCTGGGGGGAGCCAGGCCTCCCCGCCGcgaccccgcccctcccccagcctcctctgCGCGGCCCCAAGCTCCCAAGCGCACTCTTGTGTTGCCGAAGGATGGGAAGGATGTGGGGCCCATCGCCAGGcccatgggtgggggggggcgctgcgGGCTCCCTGCGGAGCGCGTCCTGAAGGACAGTGTCCCCGAGCCCGGGCCGGTGGGCAGCACAGGCCGCCGCGCCCAGCCTCAGCCTTCCTCAGGGCCATCCCCGTGGTGGGGGCACCAAGGTGCCTGCAGGCCCGGCCACCCCAGAACACGTgcgtgtgtccccccccccagactGCGAGACGCTGATCCGCCGCATGCTGGTGGTGGACCCCGCCAAGCGCATCACCATCGCCCAGATCCGCCAGCACCGCTGGATGcaggccgggccccgccccgccctccccgcgcagGCCTACGCCTCCCAACCTGGGCGACTACAACGAGCAGGCGCTGGGCATCATGCAGGCGCTGGGCATCGACCGGCAGAGGACGGTGGAGGTGAGCGATGCCGGAGCCCGGCTGCCCCGcggcgtgggggcgggggcggggcgcggccccTCCCGCGGACGATGACCCAGAGCCGCCGTGCTGGGGAGGCCCGGCCGGCTCTGACCCCTCGCTGCTGCCCCAGTCCCTGCAGAACAGCAGCTACAACCACTTCGCCGCCATCTACTACCTCCTGCTTGAGCGGCTCCGCGAGCACCGgagcgccccgcccgcccggcagCCCCGGCCAAGGAGCTCCGACCTCAGCGCGCTGGAGGTGAGTGGCgcaggccccctcccctcccctcccctccgctcctctcccctcccctcacccctgctGCCGCCCAGCCCCGCCTCACCTGCAGAGGGGGCGCTGGCTCCGTGCACCCCGCTCAGCGCCgctgcgggccgggcccagctccCCGGCCGCGGCGGGAGGCGGGCTCCGGCTGGCCTCTGACGGCCCCCATCCTCCGCGCTCCCCAGGCTCCTCAGGACGGCTTCCCCTGCGACCCTTTCCGGCCGTCCCCGCTGTGCCCGCCGCGCCCGGCCCTGGCGCAGTCCGTGCTGCAGGCAGAGCTGGACTGCGAGCTGCACAGCGCACTGCAGGTACGCGAGCGCCGCGCCGGGCCGGCCGCCCCCGGAGCCCCGGGGCCCCCCGAGCCCGGGAGTGACCGGTGCCCGTCCCTCCACGCAGCCCCTGCTCTTCTCCACGGACGCCCCCGGCGccggcgcgccccgccccccgccccgcctccccccggTCGCCTGCTGGACACGGCCATCGGCGAGGAGGCGCGGGAGGCCCCGCCGGGCAGCACGGGCCGAAGACACACGCTGGCCGAGGTCTCCACGCGCTTCTCCCCGCTCACCGCCGCCCTGTGAGTCCGCCGAGACCCCGGGGCGGGCTGGGGTGCACAAGGCCCCGACAGGCTCGCTGCTCACGCACCCTCTGCCTGGCAGCCTCCTCCCAGTCGTCCCAAGACCATGGGCCCCCctggcccgcccccgccccccctggcccgccccggccctggccccccctggccggccccgccccccccccccctggccCGTCCCCGCCCCCCTGGCCCGCCCGCACCCGGGGCCCCAGGCCTCCTCTTACCCCCCAGTCTGTCCGTACCAGGCTGGGCCCCGCGCCTACGGGGCTCACCAAGACCTAGAGCCGTCAGCTCAGTCCCGGCCCAGCCCCGAGGGTGCGGCGCCTGTCGTCTCCCCTGGGGCCCCGGCGGGGCCTGGCTCACGCGCGCGCTCCCCGCAGGCATCGTGGTCTCCTGCTCGGCCTCTGCGAGCCCCACGGAAGGAACGAGCTCCGACAGCTGCCTCACCTTCTCCTCGAGCGAGGGCCCCGCGGGGCTCGGGGGTGGCCTGGCCGCGCAGGGGCTGCTGGGCACCTGCGCTCCCGTCGGGCTCACCTCCCCGTTCCTGGAGGCGCAGTCCGCCACCCCCGTGCTGCAGGCCCCGgcgggcctgggcggggccgTCCTGCTCCCCGTCAGCTTCCAGGAGGGGCGGAGGGCGTCCGACACCTCGCTGACTCAAGGTGAGGGCCCCGCGCTCGcgtccccccagccccggcccccccccgtcCGGCAGAGCCTCGCCCTGAGGGTGGCGGTCCCCACATTCTCGGCCGGGCCCCAGGCAGGACTGGCCAGAAGGCCCCCCTGGCTCCGGGCACCCGGTCTGCCTGGCCGCTCCGATGAGTGTTGGGGGCGCCGGTGCCAGGCGGCTCCTGCTGGCGGTGGGGTCTCCAAGGGCCCCCAGCAAAGGCGGCTCCACGCCCACCGCgctgccggggggagggggaggggttccCTCCATCCCACGAGCCTGTCAGCCCACGGGGCCACCAGACCCACGCCGGGGTTACATTAGACCTGCTGCCCCGCACCTGCAGGCAGAGGCTCGGGATGGCGGAGGGGGCCGCAAGGCCGCTGGCCCGGAGGAAAGCCGCGCctcgctcctccctccccccccccccccccccccgcggactCGGCGGGCACCGGGGTGGCTGACGCCCGCCGTGCGTGTGTCCGCAGGGCTGAAGGCCTTCCGGCAGCAGCTGAGGAAGAACGCCAGGACCAAGGGGCTCCTGGGCTTGAACAAGATCAAGGGGCTGGCGCGGCAGGTGTGCCAGCCCTCCAGCCGGGCGCCGCGGGGCGGCCTGGGCGCGCTGCACGCGCCTGCCCCGAGCCCGGGGCTGCCGGGCGGCCCGGCGGGCGGCCGCGAAGGCCGGAGCCCTGCTGGAGGAGGTGCTGCACCAGCAGAGGTAGGGGCTCccgcggccgggcggggccgtcgggggggggggggggggggggagggggaccggCAGGACGCCGCGGGCCGCCGCCTCCGCCTTGCGCGTCCACGCACGCCGCGCAGCGGGGTCGGCGCGGCGCAGtgaccgtccccccccccccccgtgtcgcGCCGCAGGCTGCTCCAGCTCCAGCACCAcccggccgccccggccccgccgccgcccgcccgcccccctacGCGCTCGGCCCCTGCGACGGGCTCCTGCCCGGGCTCCCGCTGCTGCCCGCGCCCCTCCTGCAGGCCGGCGGCGGCTCCCCCGTGGCGTCGGCCGCGCGGCTCCTGGACGCCCACCTGCGCATCAGCGCggagccgccgccccgccccgcccggcgggCCCCGCCCTGCCTCGCCCGGCTGGCCCCGCCCGGCGACTGCGAGATGGAGGACCTGACGCCCAGCCCGCGGGGCACCTTCGTCCTGGTGCAGTGAGGGCGGCCTCTCCCGGGACGCCTCCAAGCAATAATTTCAGAGATGTGAAGACCGAACTTTCTAGAAGCGAAACAAGCAATACGTTAGGTGTACGggccttttagtttattttggctTTACTTTTTCTTGCACTGAGTGGCTGCGACTACGGAAgcttctggaagaaaaatgatatgGGGGGGTGCcgtgtgggtgggggatgggaggcgGGCAGGGCGAGGGAAGGTGGCTGCCACCCCCAGACAGCAGAGCAGAGGGCCCTGCGCGCGCCTGGGCCACCGGCCCCCCACCGCCAGCCTCATTGGAACCCCGCGCTGTCTGCGGGCGGGTGGGTTGATCGGTGTACCCTTGGGTTTTCAAGTTGCGAGTTCTCCACTTCCTGGAGCATCCGGGCTTCAATGAAAGCTGGACTTGCTGCCGGAGCGGCTCCCAGGCCCGGCTCCCAGGCCCCCGGCTCCCAGGCCCCCGGCTCCCAGGCCCGGCTCCCAGGCCCGGCTCCCAGGCCCGGCTCCCAGGCCCCCGGCTCCCAGGCCCGGCTCCCAGGCCCCCGGCTCCCAGGCCCCCGGCTCCcaggcccagctcccaggcccccgGGGGGGCTCCCAGGCTGAGCGCAGGTGCAGTCTGCATTCTTGGAATTCTTCCCGTTCAGCCAAGCCGCTTCCACTGCTGAGGGTCAGCTTCCAGAATTCTCCCAAGAACCCTGTGGGACCGGGAAGAACACAGGCCCCGGCCACGGGTCTCAGACGCGCGCGCCTGGAGGACACCGATGAGTTCTGCTGTATCTCACTTCGCTGCTAATGACTCAGTTCTTAGGCATTTCATGCCAGGGTCCACAGGGACTCCTGACTGGGGGAATCGTGCAATAGCGCGGGCGTGGCTCGCACCGGCAGAGCTCACCGGCAGTGGCCGCGCTGCCCTGGGCCACGGCCCACCCGGGGGACGCCGCCCCCGCACCCGGcggggctttcctgccaggacgCTGGGTGAGAAGTTTGGTCAGTGTTTATAaagctttgtttctgtttttttaagcAAATACTGTATATGTGTACAATCAGGAAGCAAATGGACActacttattttttatatttttgtactaCACTTTTGTGTTTCTGGTTTAGACCTCGCTCCGTCGTGTCCGCACCGGGCTGCACTGAGGAGGGGCTGCGGGCCCGGGAGGAGGCGGCCCGGGAGAGCCGGGACATTGCCTCCCGCCCgtcggcccccccctcccccgccaggtGCCTTCCGCTCACAGCCTGCAGTgttaggaggaaggggagaggcggGTATCTCTAAAAGCCAAAGATTGACCGAGTTACTTGAGGGCAGGAAGGGGTCCGCGCACAGCCCCCCGTGGGCTCCCCGCCCTGCCACCCCGTGGCCGGCTACACGCGGACTAAGGGTTCCCCCGGGAGTGGACTGGTCCCTGCCACTGACAACACCAAAGTCCCCCGACCCGCCGACTCCGTGTGGGGGGCCCTCCCCCACGCCGGGTCCCCAGGCCTCGGCACCCGCGTGCCCCTCCGTCGGAAGCAGTGGCAAGCACTTTACTTTCACGGtggggtgtgtgttggggtggcTTTGACCCCCCGGGAGGAGGGCGGCCccggtccctccctccctcctaggaATGCTTGTCCCGCCGTAGCTCCGCGAAGACCACGTGACCTGCTTGATGTGTGcgtaactgttttgttttttactacacCTGGGTTGTTCATTTCCTACGTTAACATGAGAAACGTATGCCAAATGGTTAGTTGAtgtatgtttttttaatttaatatttaaataaaatgtttgggGGGACCTTGACTTTTCTCCTGGTTCCTCTCCGAGCACCTGACTTGGAGCCGCGTCccggagggacttggggtgggcAGGCGTTGGGAATGTTGGagtgcggggagggggaggcgggcaggGCCAGCCCCAGGCCGTGGAGGCTCTGGAAGAAGCACATAAAAGGCAGAACTACCTTCCAGACGCGGCGTCTCACCAGAGGGAAGGCCTACTTCCTTCGGGTCCGTTTGTCCGCTCTGCACACCAGCCGCGCTCCTGGTGGGGACGCGCCATGGCCAGACGCCGCAGAGAACCGCAGAGGCCCGCAGAGGCCCACCGGGAACCGCAGCGCCTCCTCTGGGCCTGTCCCAAAGACTTGCACGCAGGACTTCAGATAGTTACACACAACTCGCCATAAAAGCAGAAGCGACCTGGGTTCACGGGTAGTCACCCGTAGTGCAGACTGTCATCACCCCGAAAGTCAAGGCCGGTGCTGGGCACTCACACCTGCAGCCCCAGCTgcgggaggctgaggtccgaggatgGAGGTCCACGCCAGCCAAGGCGGAAACCTCCCTGGTGTTCTCATCCCCCTTCAGCtggaaaaaagccacaagtggagagagagagcccccgggtcccgagttcaagccccaggactggcgcatacTGAGAAGGCCGGGTGAGACCGCATACTTCCCGAACAGCTAAGCAAGTCCCCCGCAGGGCCCTGGCCCGCCTCCCTCGGCTCGGGGCCCAGGCTGGAGACACAGCAGTGCCCACGTGTGCCGTGGTGTGAACGGGGCGTGGGCGGGGCGTGGCCTCCGAAGCCCACGTTGGCGCGGGCGGGGCGTGGCCTCCGAAGCCCACGTtggcgcgggcggggcgcggcctCCGAAGCCCACGTTGACGCGGGCGGGGCGTGGCCTCCGAAGCCCACGTTGCCTTGAGCGGGGCGCGGCCTCCGAAGCCCACGTTGCCTTGAGCGGGGCGCGGCCTCCGAAGCCCACGTTGGCGCGGGCGGGGCGTGGCCTCCGAAGCCCACATTGCCTTGAGCGGGGCGCGGCCTCCGAAGCCCACGTTGCCTTGAGCGGGGCGCGGCCTCCGAAGCCCACGTTGCCTTGAGCGGGGCGCGGCCTCCGAAGCCCACGTTGCCTTGAGCGGGGCGCGGCCTCCGAAGCCCACGTTGCCTTGAGCGGGGCGCAGCCTCCGAAGCCCACGTTGACGCGGGCGGGGCGTGGCCTCCGAAGCCCACGTTGCCTTGAGCGGGGCGCGGCCTCCGAAGCCCATGTTGCCTTGAGCGGGGCGCGGCCTCCGAAGCCCACGTTGGCGCGGGCGGGGCGTGGCCTCCGAAGCCCACGTTGCCTTGAGCGGGGCGCGGCCTCCGAAGCCACGTTGACGCGGGCGGGGCGTGGCCTCCGAAGCCCACGTTGCCTTGAGCGGGGCGCGGCCTCCGAAGCCCACGTTGGCGCGGGCGGGGCGTGGCCTCCGAAGCCCATGTTGCCTTGAGCGGGGCGTGGCCTCCGAAGCCCACGTTGCCTTGAGCGGGGCGCGGCCTCCGAAGCCCACGTTGACGCGGGCGGGGCGTGGCCTCCGAAGCCCACGTTGACGCGGGCGGGGCGTGGCCTCCAGAGCCCACGTTGCCTTGAGCGGGGCGCGGCCTCCGAAGCCCACGTTGACGCGGGCGGGGCGTGGCCTCCAGAGCCCACGTTGCCTTGAGCGGGGCGCGGCCTCCGAAGCCCACGTTGGCGCGGGTGGGGCGTGGCCTCCGAAGCCCACGTTGACGTGAGTGGGGTGTGGCCTCCGAAGCCCACGTTGACGCGGGCAGGGCGTGGCCTCCGAAGCCCACGTTGACGTGAGCGGGGCGTGGCCTCAGAAGCCCACGTtggcgcgggcggggcgcggcctCCGAAGCCCACGATGGCGCTCGCGGAACCTGCCTGCTGCTTAGGGATCCCAAGCCCAGTCTTGCCTTCGAACCTCCGGATGCGTTCCAACCTCAGAGGTGCCGCGCTAGGTGACACGAAATAACACGTGCGTGTGTCTCCACGTGGCACGCAGACAGCCCGCTTGTGGGGGGGGAGGTACACCGCCGTGTGTGGCTCCTCCACCAGCAGCTGTAGAATCTTCTCGAATCTTCTAGAATTTGTGCCACGATGGTGCTGCCTAGCGCAGTGCGGCACAcgggtcacggggggggggggggcgggggggaagggggcctCCCCAACGGGCACTAAGGAGGAACCGAATCTGACCGAGGAGGAACTGGGTGGCTGGGGGTGGAGGCTCCACAGTGGGGTCCAGAATGGCAGCAGGGGgtgccccccccgggggggggcagCCCAGCCCTGCGGAGAC is a window from the Perognathus longimembris pacificus isolate PPM17 chromosome 5, ASM2315922v1, whole genome shotgun sequence genome containing:
- the Sik1 gene encoding LOW QUALITY PROTEIN: serine/threonine-protein kinase SIK1 (The sequence of the model RefSeq protein was modified relative to this genomic sequence to represent the inferred CDS: inserted 3 bases in 3 codons; deleted 6 bases in 5 codons), with the translated sequence MVIMSEFGEAPAGAGHGLPKPLRVGFYDVERTLGKGNFAVVKLARHRVTKTQVAIKIIDKTRLDSGNLEKIYREVQLMKLLNHPXIIKLYQVMETKDMLYIVTEFAKNGEMFDYLTSNGHLSENEARKKFWQILSAVEYCHDHHIVHRDLKTENLLLDGNMDIKLADFGFGNFYNPGEPLSTWCGXPPYAAPEVFEGKEYEGPQLDIWSLGVVLYVLVCGSLPFDGPNLPTLRQRVLEGRFRIPFFMSQDCETLIRRMLVVDPAKRITIAQIRQHRWMQAGPRPALPAQAYASNLGDYNEQALGIMQALGIDRQRTVESLQNSSYNHFAAIYYLLLERLREHRSAPPARQPRPRSSDLSALEAPQDGFPCDPFRPSPLCPPRPALAQSVLQAELDCELHSALQPLLFSTDAPGAGAPRPAPPPPGRLLDTAIGEEAREAPPGSTGRRHTLAEVSTRFSPLTPPCIVVSCSASASPTEGTSSDSCLTFSSSEGPAGLGGGLAAQGLLGTCAPVGLTSPFLEAQSATPVLQAPAGLGGAVLLPVSFQEGRRASDTSLTQGLKAFRQQLRKNARTKGLLGLNKIKGLARQVCQPSSRAPRGGLGALHAPAPSPGLPGGPAGGREGRSLLEEVLHQQRLLQLQHHPAAXGPAAARPPPYALGPCDGLLPGLPLLPAPLLQAGGGSPVASAARLLDAHLRISAEPPPRPARRAPPCLARLAPPGDCEMEDLTPSPRGTFVLVQ